From one Mycobacterium colombiense CECT 3035 genomic stretch:
- a CDS encoding acyl-CoA dehydrogenase family protein, which yields MSWDFSTDPEWAEQLEWVEGFVREECEPIDLIVKESHDLNDPVRQALIPPLQEIVKNRGLWATHLGPHLGGPGYGQVKLALLNEILGRSECAPIVFGSQAPDSGNSEILAHYGTPELKERYLKPLLDNRIISCFSMTEPQGGADPKVFRTTAVADGDHWIINGEKWFSSFASMASFIIVMAMTDPDAPPYERYSMFVVPGDTPGINVLRDVGLGYQPTGGGREGYVRYENVRVPADHMLGPRGGAFVVAQTRLGGGRIHHAMRTVGLVRRIYDMICERAVSRYTQGEALANKQLVQEMIADSWMEIEAFRLLTLQTAWKIDQFNDYKAVRADISAVKAMMQKVLHDVSSRALQVHGSLGTTHEMPFVQYLVESFVLGLADGPTEVHKVTLARLLLKDREPAPDLFPSEHLLRLRAAAESKFADKLAGIPRTRR from the coding sequence ATGTCGTGGGACTTCTCCACCGACCCGGAGTGGGCAGAACAGCTGGAGTGGGTCGAAGGCTTCGTGCGCGAGGAGTGCGAGCCGATCGATCTGATTGTCAAGGAGTCCCACGACCTCAACGACCCGGTGCGCCAAGCGCTGATCCCGCCGCTGCAGGAGATCGTGAAAAACCGCGGGCTGTGGGCGACCCACCTCGGCCCGCACCTGGGCGGCCCGGGCTACGGACAGGTGAAGCTGGCGCTGCTCAACGAGATCCTGGGCCGCTCGGAGTGCGCGCCGATCGTCTTCGGCTCGCAGGCGCCCGATTCGGGCAACAGCGAGATCCTGGCGCACTACGGCACGCCCGAGCTCAAGGAGCGCTACCTCAAGCCGCTGCTGGACAACCGCATCATCTCGTGCTTCTCGATGACCGAGCCGCAGGGCGGCGCCGACCCGAAGGTGTTTCGCACCACCGCGGTGGCGGACGGCGACCACTGGATCATCAACGGGGAGAAGTGGTTTTCGTCGTTCGCCTCGATGGCGTCATTCATCATCGTGATGGCGATGACCGATCCCGATGCGCCGCCGTATGAGCGCTACTCGATGTTCGTCGTCCCCGGCGACACCCCCGGGATCAACGTGCTGCGCGACGTCGGGCTGGGTTACCAGCCGACCGGCGGTGGCCGCGAGGGCTATGTCCGCTACGAAAACGTCCGCGTGCCGGCCGATCACATGTTGGGCCCACGCGGCGGGGCGTTCGTGGTCGCGCAGACTCGCCTGGGCGGCGGGCGGATTCACCACGCGATGCGCACGGTGGGCTTGGTCCGCCGGATCTACGACATGATCTGCGAGCGGGCGGTGTCGCGGTACACCCAGGGCGAGGCGCTGGCCAACAAGCAGCTCGTGCAGGAGATGATCGCCGACTCGTGGATGGAGATCGAGGCGTTCCGGCTACTGACCCTGCAAACGGCTTGGAAAATCGACCAATTCAACGACTACAAGGCCGTGCGGGCCGACATCTCGGCGGTGAAGGCGATGATGCAGAAGGTCCTGCACGACGTGTCGTCGCGGGCGCTTCAGGTGCACGGGTCGCTGGGCACCACCCACGAGATGCCGTTCGTGCAGTACCTGGTCGAGTCGTTCGTGCTCGGGCTGGCCGATGGTCCGACCGAAGTGCACAAGGTCACGCTGGCCAGGCTGTTGCTCAAAGACCGTGAACCCGCGCCCGATCTGTTTCCCTCCGAACATCTGCTGCGATTGCGCGCGGCCGCCGAGTCCAAGTTCGCCGACAAGCTGGCGGGCATCCCCCGTACCCGACGCTAA
- a CDS encoding CaiB/BaiF CoA transferase family protein: MTGPLRGMRIVMMGGLGPAPFCGMLLGDLGADVIRVDALAGVDGPLPVDHTVRRSQRSLAADVKDPRGRDLVHRLAAGADAFVDVYRPGVAERLGIGPDALLQHNPRLVYARMTGYGQDGPLAGHAGHDINYLALTGALHAIGTAESPVPPLNLVGDYGGGGMLLAVGLLSAILEARESGAGQILDVAMVDGVAALLAPYFGMLAAGTWRDRRQDNLLDGAAHFYGAYATADGGHIAVGAMEPKFYAELCARLDVDVPHDDGDPAAWAAHRDALAARFAERTRDEWERLLDAPGCCATPVLSLAEAPQHPHNAARQTFIKLDGITQPAPAPRFSRTRPATPASPSLPGDHTRALLSELGLDTRAITELEDAGVVAQSKKG, translated from the coding sequence ATGACCGGACCCCTACGCGGCATGCGCATCGTCATGATGGGTGGGTTGGGGCCCGCACCTTTTTGCGGAATGCTGTTGGGCGACTTGGGTGCCGACGTCATTCGCGTCGACGCCCTGGCCGGCGTTGACGGCCCGCTACCCGTCGACCACACCGTCCGTCGCAGCCAGCGGTCACTGGCCGCCGACGTGAAGGATCCGCGCGGCCGGGACCTTGTCCATCGGCTGGCCGCCGGCGCCGACGCCTTCGTCGACGTGTACCGGCCCGGGGTGGCCGAACGCCTCGGCATCGGTCCCGACGCCCTGCTGCAACACAATCCACGCCTGGTCTACGCCCGCATGACCGGCTACGGACAGGACGGGCCGCTGGCAGGTCACGCGGGTCACGACATCAATTACCTTGCGCTGACGGGCGCCCTGCACGCCATCGGCACCGCCGAATCACCGGTCCCGCCGCTGAATCTCGTCGGCGACTACGGCGGCGGCGGGATGCTGTTGGCGGTCGGGCTGCTCAGCGCGATCCTCGAGGCACGCGAGTCGGGCGCCGGCCAGATCCTCGACGTGGCGATGGTCGACGGCGTCGCGGCCCTGCTGGCACCGTATTTCGGCATGCTCGCGGCCGGGACGTGGCGCGACCGTCGTCAGGACAATCTGCTCGACGGCGCCGCGCACTTTTACGGCGCCTACGCGACGGCCGACGGGGGCCACATCGCCGTCGGCGCCATGGAGCCGAAGTTCTATGCCGAACTGTGCGCTCGACTCGACGTCGACGTGCCCCACGACGACGGCGACCCGGCGGCGTGGGCCGCCCACCGGGACGCGCTGGCCGCGCGCTTCGCCGAGAGGACCCGCGACGAGTGGGAGCGCCTCCTCGATGCGCCGGGATGCTGTGCGACACCGGTGCTTTCGTTGGCCGAGGCGCCGCAACATCCGCACAACGCCGCGCGCCAGACGTTCATCAAACTCGACGGCATCACGCAACCCGCACCGGCGCCGCGCTTTTCCCGGACCCGTCCGGCCACGCCGGCATCTCCGTCGTTGCCAGGCGATCACACCCGCGCGTTGCTTTCCGAACTGGGATTGGACACAAGGGCCATCACCGAGCTGGAAGACGCCGGCGTAGTGGCGCAGAGCAAGAAGGGATAG
- a CDS encoding LLM class F420-dependent oxidoreductase, with protein sequence MTKIGYFLTCEQFGPKELIDQAKRAQDAGFEALWISDHYHPWNDEQGQSPFVWGVIGALSEATSLPVSTAVTCPTIRIHPAIIAQASATAAVQLDGRFVLGVGSGEALNEHILGDPWPSPGVRLEMLEEAIDVIRKLHRGGEVSHHGKHYEVQEAQVYTRPERPVPIYVSAFGPQAVELAARIGDGYSIAMPDADLVKQFREAGGGDKPVQGGMKVCWDTDADAALKTAHRLWANEGLPGQTSQILPRPKDFAALMSLVPPDAVGESVACGPDPEKHIAQVREYIDADVDEIYVQQIGPDMDGFFAAWEQGVLPQVRG encoded by the coding sequence ATGACGAAGATCGGATACTTTCTCACCTGCGAGCAATTCGGGCCCAAGGAACTCATCGACCAGGCCAAGCGCGCCCAGGACGCCGGATTCGAGGCGCTGTGGATCTCCGACCACTATCACCCCTGGAACGACGAGCAGGGCCAGAGCCCGTTCGTGTGGGGAGTGATCGGTGCGCTGTCGGAGGCGACCTCGCTGCCGGTCAGCACCGCCGTCACCTGTCCGACCATCCGGATCCACCCGGCGATCATCGCGCAGGCGTCGGCGACCGCGGCCGTGCAACTCGACGGACGCTTCGTGCTCGGCGTGGGCAGCGGCGAGGCCCTCAACGAACACATTCTCGGCGACCCCTGGCCGTCGCCCGGGGTGCGCCTCGAGATGCTGGAGGAGGCGATCGACGTCATTCGCAAACTGCACCGGGGTGGTGAGGTGAGCCACCACGGCAAGCATTACGAGGTGCAGGAGGCGCAGGTCTACACCCGGCCGGAGCGACCGGTGCCGATCTACGTGTCGGCGTTCGGTCCGCAGGCCGTCGAGCTGGCGGCCCGCATCGGCGACGGGTACAGCATCGCCATGCCCGACGCCGATCTGGTCAAGCAATTCCGGGAGGCCGGCGGCGGCGACAAGCCGGTGCAGGGCGGCATGAAGGTCTGCTGGGACACCGACGCCGATGCCGCCCTGAAGACGGCGCACCGATTGTGGGCCAACGAGGGGCTGCCCGGCCAGACATCGCAGATCTTGCCGCGGCCCAAGGACTTTGCCGCCTTGATGTCGTTGGTGCCGCCGGACGCGGTGGGCGAAAGTGTCGCGTGCGGACCGGATCCCGAAAAGCACATCGCACAGGTGCGCGAATACATCGACGCCGACGTCGACGAGATCTACGTGCAACAGATCGGCCCCGACATGGACGGGTTCTTCGCGGCGTGGGAGCAGGGCGTGCTGCCGCAAGTGCGCGGCTAG
- a CDS encoding oxidoreductase has product MSTWLITGCSSGLGRALAEAVIGAGHNAVVTARDAAAVADLAETAPERVLGAALDVTDPAQVASAVQRAIERFGQIDVLVNNAGYGYRAAVEEGDDADVRALFETHFFGTVAMIKAVLPGMRARRSGAIVNISSIGAQLTPVGSGYYSAAKAAIEGISGALRGELVPLGISVTIVEPGAFRTDFAGRSLVQSATVIDDYAATAGRRRKENDTMHGNQPGDPAKAGNAIIAAVESPDPPAFLLLGPDALAAYRYTADARAAEIRKWEELTSGTDFEG; this is encoded by the coding sequence GTGTCCACATGGCTCATCACCGGATGCTCGAGCGGGCTCGGTCGCGCGCTCGCCGAGGCCGTCATCGGCGCCGGCCACAATGCCGTCGTCACCGCGCGCGACGCCGCCGCGGTCGCCGACCTCGCCGAGACCGCGCCCGAGCGGGTGCTGGGCGCCGCCCTCGATGTCACCGACCCCGCGCAAGTCGCCTCGGCCGTGCAGCGGGCGATCGAGCGATTCGGCCAGATCGACGTGCTGGTCAACAACGCCGGCTACGGCTATCGCGCCGCGGTCGAGGAGGGCGACGACGCCGACGTCCGCGCACTGTTCGAGACGCATTTCTTCGGCACCGTCGCCATGATCAAGGCGGTGCTGCCGGGCATGCGGGCGCGGCGCAGCGGCGCCATCGTGAACATCTCCTCGATCGGCGCCCAGCTGACCCCGGTGGGGTCCGGCTACTACTCGGCGGCGAAGGCCGCGATCGAAGGCATCAGCGGAGCACTGCGCGGTGAGCTTGTACCCCTGGGCATTTCGGTGACGATCGTCGAACCCGGCGCCTTCCGCACCGACTTCGCCGGCCGCTCGCTGGTGCAGTCGGCGACCGTCATCGACGACTACGCCGCCACCGCGGGGCGGCGGCGCAAGGAAAACGACACCATGCATGGCAATCAGCCCGGCGACCCCGCCAAGGCCGGCAACGCCATCATCGCCGCCGTCGAATCCCCTGACCCGCCTGCGTTTTTGCTGCTCGGGCCCGACGCGCTGGCCGCCTATCGCTACACGGCGGATGCGCGGGCCGCCGAGATCCGAAAATGGGAAGAGCTCACCAGCGGCACCGATTTCGAGGGCTGA
- a CDS encoding enoyl-CoA hydratase/isomerase family protein — protein MTVPHTVEFERPGDGVVILRLNRPRRLNAIDESMQTELRQALGDVTADHSARAVVLTGAGRGFCAGIDVRDFGPSMLEASAPALDRMRFQERMAALAEAVRALPQPVIAAVNGPCVGAGLALCLASDIRICSAAASFGNAAILLGLSGAEMGMSYHLPRIVGTSVAADWMLTGRTVSAAEADRRGLVSEVVEPDRLADRAMELASLIAGHAPLGAQLTKRALQVNTDAPSLAAAMELENRNQVISHATDEAADRRKKWFS, from the coding sequence GTGACCGTGCCGCACACCGTGGAGTTCGAACGGCCCGGCGATGGCGTCGTCATCCTCCGGCTCAACCGCCCGCGGCGGCTCAACGCCATCGACGAGTCGATGCAAACCGAATTGCGGCAGGCCTTGGGCGATGTGACCGCCGACCACTCGGCGCGCGCCGTCGTGCTGACCGGCGCCGGACGCGGGTTCTGTGCGGGCATCGACGTGCGTGACTTCGGGCCGTCCATGCTGGAGGCGAGCGCGCCGGCGCTCGACCGGATGCGTTTCCAGGAACGGATGGCCGCCCTCGCCGAGGCGGTGCGCGCGCTGCCGCAGCCCGTCATCGCAGCCGTCAACGGCCCCTGCGTGGGCGCGGGACTCGCGCTGTGCCTGGCTTCCGACATCCGAATCTGCTCGGCCGCGGCATCTTTCGGCAACGCCGCGATTCTGCTCGGGCTCTCGGGCGCCGAGATGGGCATGAGTTATCACCTGCCACGCATCGTCGGCACCAGCGTGGCCGCCGACTGGATGCTCACCGGGCGCACCGTGTCTGCCGCCGAGGCCGACCGGCGGGGTCTGGTCAGTGAGGTCGTCGAGCCGGACCGGCTGGCAGACCGCGCAATGGAATTGGCGTCGCTGATCGCCGGCCATGCCCCGCTCGGAGCGCAGCTGACCAAGCGCGCCCTTCAGGTCAACACCGACGCCCCCAGCCTGGCGGCGGCCATGGAATTGGAAAACCGCAATCAGGTGATTTCGCACGCGACCGACGAGGCGGCCGATCGCCGCAAGAAGTGGTTTTCATGA
- a CDS encoding acetyl-CoA C-acetyltransferase: MLDAVRTPRGRGRPDGGLHGVHPQALLARCLNALAERTGFDPADVDDVIAGNGILSGDHGDDIARLSVLLAGWPETVPGMTLSRFCGSGQQAVTVAAAAIAAGSDDLVIAGGVESMSRWDVTAGVPTIDGNNPDLRALYPTVPQGISADLIATLEGFSRETVDAYAAQSQSRAAAAIEQGRFAGSLLDVPTPDGRVERDEHPRAGTTTESLARLKPAFAAMGAACADGERRTFDEICLQRYPGIDRIDHVHHAGNSSGVVDGAAAVALASSNWMHTHRVTPRAQIRATAAIGSEPVIMLTAPGPAAQRCLERAGMTVADIDLWEINEAFAAVPLKTMRDLDIDPEVVNVNGGAIALGHPIGATGAMLIGTVLDELERRDLTTGLVTMCTGGGMGTATIIERV; the protein is encoded by the coding sequence ATTCTCGACGCGGTCCGCACGCCCCGCGGCCGCGGCCGCCCCGACGGCGGACTGCACGGCGTGCACCCGCAAGCCCTGCTCGCCCGGTGTCTCAACGCGCTGGCGGAGCGGACCGGCTTCGACCCGGCCGATGTCGACGACGTGATCGCCGGCAACGGCATCCTGTCCGGAGACCATGGCGACGACATCGCCCGCCTGTCGGTGCTGCTGGCCGGCTGGCCCGAGACCGTTCCCGGGATGACGCTGAGCCGATTCTGCGGGTCCGGACAGCAGGCGGTCACCGTCGCGGCCGCCGCCATCGCCGCGGGCAGCGACGATCTGGTGATCGCCGGCGGCGTCGAGTCGATGTCACGGTGGGACGTCACGGCCGGCGTCCCCACCATCGACGGCAACAACCCCGACCTTCGCGCGCTGTATCCGACTGTTCCGCAAGGTATTTCAGCGGATCTCATCGCCACCCTGGAGGGATTCAGCCGCGAGACCGTCGACGCCTACGCGGCGCAGAGCCAGAGCCGCGCCGCCGCGGCCATCGAGCAGGGGCGCTTCGCGGGTTCGCTGCTCGACGTACCGACACCGGATGGTCGCGTCGAGCGTGACGAGCATCCCCGCGCGGGCACCACCACCGAGTCGCTGGCCCGCCTCAAACCTGCCTTCGCCGCGATGGGCGCCGCGTGCGCCGACGGCGAGCGGCGCACGTTCGACGAAATCTGCCTGCAGCGCTATCCGGGCATCGACCGCATCGATCACGTGCATCATGCCGGCAATTCGTCCGGGGTGGTCGACGGCGCCGCCGCGGTGGCGCTGGCCTCCTCGAACTGGATGCATACCCATCGGGTGACGCCGCGAGCGCAGATCCGGGCGACCGCGGCCATCGGCAGCGAACCGGTCATCATGCTCACCGCGCCGGGACCGGCGGCTCAGCGATGCCTGGAGCGGGCCGGGATGACCGTCGCCGACATCGATCTCTGGGAGATCAACGAGGCCTTCGCGGCCGTCCCGCTCAAGACGATGCGCGATCTCGACATCGACCCCGAGGTGGTCAACGTCAACGGCGGCGCGATCGCGCTCGGCCACCCGATCGGGGCCACCGGCGCGATGCTGATCGGCACCGTGCTGGACGAGCTCGAACGCCGGGACCTGACAACGGGACTGGTGACCATGTGCACCGGCGGTGGGATGGGCACGGCGACCATCATCGAGCGGGTGTGA
- a CDS encoding phosphotransferase family protein, translated as MSRAELDPAELRLRLDPAGVADVVPLTGGASSLTFAGTMDGRRVVVKVAPPGVEPVAHRDVLRQARIIKALGATDVPVPEVLWEDAGDPPGTPPLYVMTHVEGECVEPLFDDCGPLRDLGDRYRNACRVMAALHGLAPTDLGLGDEPVVDPVAEVHRWSATLATVDPALVPDWPRVRDALLECAPSAMAPRVVHGDFRLGNLLAAGSRVNAVIDWEIWSIGDPRTDAGWFLINCDPGTYRRVAAADGAVPPIAELADLYRCELGCDISDLDWFTALACFKSAATWSLIVKHNRRRAAPRAEWEAMAGVLPRLLDRAGSALA; from the coding sequence ATGAGCAGAGCCGAGCTCGACCCCGCCGAGCTGCGCCTTCGACTCGACCCCGCCGGCGTCGCCGATGTCGTCCCGCTGACCGGGGGAGCCTCCAGTCTGACCTTCGCGGGCACCATGGACGGCCGACGCGTCGTGGTCAAGGTCGCCCCGCCCGGGGTCGAACCGGTCGCGCATCGCGACGTGCTGCGCCAGGCCCGCATCATCAAAGCCCTTGGCGCGACCGATGTTCCGGTGCCCGAGGTGCTGTGGGAGGACGCGGGCGATCCGCCCGGCACGCCGCCGCTATACGTGATGACGCATGTCGAAGGCGAGTGTGTGGAGCCGTTATTCGACGATTGCGGACCCCTTCGCGATCTCGGCGATCGGTACCGCAATGCGTGCCGCGTCATGGCGGCGCTGCACGGGCTGGCGCCGACGGACCTCGGGCTGGGCGACGAGCCGGTGGTCGATCCGGTCGCCGAGGTCCACCGGTGGTCGGCCACGCTGGCGACGGTCGACCCGGCCCTGGTGCCCGACTGGCCGAGAGTCCGCGACGCGCTGCTGGAATGCGCGCCGAGCGCGATGGCGCCCCGCGTGGTGCACGGCGACTTCCGGCTGGGCAACCTGCTCGCGGCCGGATCGCGCGTCAACGCCGTCATCGACTGGGAGATCTGGTCGATAGGCGACCCGCGCACCGACGCGGGCTGGTTCTTGATCAACTGCGATCCCGGCACATACCGGCGGGTTGCCGCGGCCGACGGCGCGGTGCCGCCGATCGCCGAGCTTGCCGACCTGTATCGTTGCGAGTTAGGTTGCGACATAAGCGATTTGGATTGGTTCACCGCGCTGGCATGTTTCAAGTCGGCGGCGACCTGGTCGCTGATCGTCAAACACAATCGCCGGCGAGCCGCCCCGCGAGCCGAATGGGAAGCCATGGCAGGGGTTTTGCCGAGACTGCTCGACCGCGCCGGGTCCGCGCTGGCTTAG